In the genome of Mytilus edulis chromosome 3, xbMytEdul2.2, whole genome shotgun sequence, one region contains:
- the LOC139514771 gene encoding adhesive plaque matrix protein-like yields MESHGVQMQCSGCRFGIVFNTDTTTVLFSTKMIAAQILFGTLVIAALCGTGYSFHKCESAGNGYCTRHYCKYGYYLETDPKLSDCNDYKNCCRRNRPGYGGYNAKYEPEYAPKYAPEYKSKYAPEYKPTYAPAYKPTYKPTYAPQYKPTYAPEYKSKYAPEYKPKYAPAYKPTYKPTYKPTYAPAYKPTYAPAYKPTYAPAYKPTYAPAYKPTYAPKYKSKYAPQYKPTYA; encoded by the exons ATGGAATCGCATGGAGTTCAAATGCAGTGTTCAGGATGCCGATTTGG CATCGTCTTCAACACAGATACCACAACCGTACTCTTCAGCACCAAGATGATCGCAGCCCAGATACTCTTCGGAACTTTAGTAATCGCCGCTCTGTGCGGTACAG GTTACTCGTTCCATAAGTGTGAAAGTGCAGGAAATGGTTATTGCACCCGTCATTATTGTAAATATGGTTACTATCTGGAAACGGACCCAAAACTCAGTGATTGTAATGACTATAAAAATTGTTGTCGACGTAACA GACCTGGATATGGAGGATATAATGCAAAATATGAACCTGAATATGCACCAAAATATGCACCAGAATACAAGTCAAAGTATGCACCCGAATACAAGCCAACATATGCACCAGCATATAAGCCTACATATAAGCCAACATATGCACCACAATATAAGCCAACATATGCACCAGAATATAAGTCAAAGTATGCACCCGAATACAAGCCAAAATATGCACCAGCATATAAGCCAACATATAAGCCAACATATAAGCCAACATATGCACCAGCATATAAGCCAACATATGCACCAGCATATAAGCCAACATATGCACCAGCATATAAGCCAACATATGCACCAGCATATAAGCCAACATATGCACCAAAATATAAGTCAAAGTATGCACCACAATATAAGCCAACATATGCATGA
- the LOC139514147 gene encoding E3 ubiquitin-protein ligase DZIP3-like, producing MASLSVVEENFVRMSLLLTGISPRAARIFFDGEFAQACLDATIKKEYNKLFDLKKKHIINQSQWNLLFPRFPYVPDSKTFDVTLVILLLRNLTPITPPLCGFDRLPSARETTPASDLARIKHYRNYLAHLDDGRLDTGFFNTAWNDITNALDRLGGQQMKQECDHLKSKPLDQTNQEIMMDIKHSNNEIRG from the exons ATGGCATCCCTTTCTGTAGTGGAAGAAAACTTTGTTCGAATGAGTTTGTTATTAACAGGAATTTCTCCTCGTGCAGCTAGAATTTTCTTTGATGGTGAATTTGCTCAAGCATGCTTAGATGCTACAATAAAGAAGGAGTATAACAAATTGTTTGACTTAAAAAAGAAGCATATAATCAACCAATCACAGTGGAACCTTCTGTTTCCAAGATTTCCTT ATGTACCAGATTCTAAAACATTTGATGTGACTTTGGTGATATTATTACTGAGGAATTTGACTCCAATCACCCCTCCTCTTTGTGGATTTGACCGTCTACCTTCTGCAAGGGAAACCACACCAGCCTCAGACTTAGCAAGGATCAAACACTACAGGAATTACCTGGCTCATTTAGATGATGGCAGACTAGACACAGGGTTCTTCAATACTGCTTGGAATGATATAActaat GCCTTAGATAGATTAGGTGGACAGCAAATGAAGCAGGAGTGTGATCATCTGAAAAGCAAACCATTAGATCAAACCAACCAAGAAATAATGATGGACATCAAACATTCCAATAATGAAATCCGGGGATGA